The Solanum lycopersicum chromosome 9, SLM_r2.1 genome window below encodes:
- the LOC138338432 gene encoding uncharacterized protein, with protein sequence MRRRKEARGIPQEQVFANAPEVQPQGEVTIFEFCQAIGMLNQAMRNYVHEFFTLKKDSLIMHDYVSKFSQLYRYASEMVKDMKSRMSLFVTELVFCSSKDVRAAMLIGDTEISRCGQTRHFMRECPKNKQDSSNGGKKAQSSLVSPPDRAAPTEATSGVCRGKNLLYSLNNRQEHENSPHVVTAMIQVIEITIYALLEP encoded by the exons ATGCGCCGACGAAAAGAAGCAAGAGGTATTCCTCAAGAACAAGTATTTGCTAATGCACCTGAAGTGCAGCCTCAAGGGGAAGTTACCATCTTTGAGTTTTGTCAGGCTATAGGGATGTTGAATCAAGCTATGAGAAACTAC GTACATGAGTTCTTTACTCTTAAGAAGGACTCGCTAATTATGCAtgattatgtgtcaaaattcAGCCAACTATATCGTTATGCTTCGGAGATGGTTAAGGACATGAAGAGTAGGATGAGTTTGTTCGTTACCGAATTGGTTTTTTGTTCAAGCAAAGATGTTAGGGCTGCAATGCTTATTGGAGATACAGAAATTTCAAG GTGTGGTCAAACCAGACATTTCATGAGGGAGTGTCCAAAGAACAAGCAAGACAGTAGTAATGGGGGAAAGAAAGCTCAGTCTTCATTAGTTTCTCCACCAGATAGAGCTGCACCTACGGAAGCTACTTCTGGTGTTTGCAGAGGAAAAAACCTCTTGTATTCTCTCAACAATCGCCAAGAACATGAGAATTCGCCACACGTTGTCACTGCTATGATTCAAGTCATTGAGATTACTATATATGCATTGCTAGAACCATGA